The following proteins are co-located in the Syngnathus scovelli strain Florida chromosome 5, RoL_Ssco_1.2, whole genome shotgun sequence genome:
- the ppm1kb gene encoding protein phosphatase Mn(2+)-dependent 1K: MSIAFFARLARYSGPHAGRSGLPQMALAPLPLKQDINFHSTIQKRQIHTPSEKRRSGTRFDPDSSGRPTTWDTFGIWDNRIDEPILLPSSIRYGKPIPKVSLSKVGCASLIGQRKENEDRFQLSQMTDSIIYFAVFDGHGGPEAADFCHKYMETFIKDFVADEDNLELVLTRAFLEVDKALAKHLQHSSDAPGANAGTTATVALLRDGIELVVASVGDSRAMLCRKGKALKLTVDHTPERKDEKERVKRSGGFITWNSLGQSNVNGRLAMTRSIGDFDLKGMGVIAEPETKRIVLSPAHDSFLALTTDGINFIMNSQEICNVINQCHDPKEAAQRISEQALQYGSEDNSTIVVVPFGAWGKHTNSDTSFSFSRSFVSSGRWA, translated from the exons ATGTCAATCGCCTTTTTCGCCCGCCTGGCAAGGTATAGTGGGCCCCATGCAGGACGGAGCGGCCTTCCCCAAATGGCCCTGGCGCCCCTCCCGCTGAAGCAGGACATCAACTTTCATTCCACCATCCAAAAGAGGCAGATCCACACCCCTTCGGAAAAGCGCCGCAGCGGCACGCGCTTTGACCCCGACAGCAGCGGCCGCCCCACCACCTGGGACACGTTCGGCATTTGGGACAATCGCATCGACGAGCCCATTTTGCTGCCGTCCAGCATCCGCTACGGCAAGCCCATTCCAAAGGTTAGCCTGTCCAAAGTAGGCTGTGCCTCGCTCATCGGCCAGCGCAAGGAGAACGAGGACCGCTTCCAGCTCTCCCAAATGACCGACAGCATCATCTACTTTGCCGTCTTTGATGGCCACGGCGGGCCGGAAGCGGCGGACTTCTGTCACAAATACATGGAGACTTTTATCAA ggATTTTGTGGCGGACGAGGACAATCTGGAGCTGGTCTTAACGCGAGCCTTCCTGGAAGTAGACAAAGCTTTGGCCAAGCATTTGCAGCACTCCTCAGATG CACCCGGCGCGAATGCAGGGACCACCGCCACGGTGGCGCTGCTGAGGGACGGCATTGAGCTGGTGGTGGCCAGCGTGGGCGACAGCCGCGCCATGCTGTGCCGCAAGGGCAAGGCGCTCAAGCTCACCGTCGACCACACGCCCGAGAGGAAGGACGAAAAAGAGAG GGTCAAGAGGAGCGGCGGCTTCATCACCTGGAACAGTTTGGGCCAGTCCAACGTCAACGGCAGGCTGGCCATGACGCGGAGCATCGGCGACTTTGACTTGAAGGGCATGGGGGTCATTGCCGAGCCGGAGACAAAGAGGATTGTG CTGAGCCCTGCGCACGATTCCTTCCTGGCGCTGACCACCGACGGAATCAACTTCATCATGAACAGCCAGGAAATCTGCAACGTCATCAACCAGTGTCACGACCCTAAAGAGGCGGCACAGCGCATCTCTGAGCAG GCTCTGCAGTACGGCTCGGAGGACAACAGCACCATCGTGGTGGTGCCCTTCGGCGCCTGGGGCAAGCACACCAACTCGGACACGAGCTTCTCCTTCAGCCGAAGCTTCGTGTCGAGCGGGCGCTGGGCGTAG